The genomic interval AAGTAAGTGAGGGCGACCCAAAAGTTGATTATTATCGCAAAAATTCTGCAGCGGCCAATTTATCCATTGCTGAACTAAAAGCTCTAGATTTATCAGGGATAAAAATTGCGCATCTCTCAGGAATTTTTCCAGCCCTTTCAGAAACTAGTTTAAAAACATTTCAAGGGTTCAATCAAAAATTAAATGAAGCAGATATTTTAACCATTTTCGATCCAAATTTACGACCTGTACTTTGGGATAATCAAGAAAAAATGATAAGAATAATCAATGATTTAGCAAAGCAAAGTCAAATCATTCTGCCAGGAATAAATGAAGGTGAAATCTTGACCGGTTCATTTGAACCAGAAAAAATCGCTGATTTTTACCTTGAGCAGAGCACTCTCACAAAGATTGTAGTTGTCAAATTAGGCGCTGATGGTGCTTTTGTAAAATTAAAAAATGGTGAACAATATTTTATTTCTGGATTTAAAGTAGCAAAAGTTGTTGATACGGTTGGAGCAGGAGACGGATTCGCCGTTGGTCTTGAGTCTGCCTTACTTGAAGGAAAAACCTTAAAAGAAGCCGTCAAGCGCGCCTGTGCCGTTGGAGCATTAGCAGTTCAAAGCTCAGGAGATAGTGAAGGTTATCCCACAAAAGAAGAACTAAAAGCATTTTACAAGGAGATGTAGTCATGCAAAGAGCAGAATTATTAAATAAAGTGATTCAATCAGGAGTCGTCTCGGTCGTCCGAGCTGAGAGTGGCGAAAAAGCATTAAAAATCGTAGAAGCTGTCGTCTCAGGAGGAATCACTTCTATCGAATTGACCTATTCAGTCCCGCGAGCTAACGAAGTTATTTCTGATTTGGTAGCCAAGTATCTAGGAACAGATGTAGTGATCGGAGCAGGGACAGTTTTAGATCCGACCTCTGCTCGTTTGGCCATTGTTGCAGGGGCTCAATTTATTGTCAGTCCAAGTTTTAACAAAGAAGTCGCAAAGATATGTAATCTTTATCAGATTCCCTATGTTCCGGGAATTTTAACTCCACTCGAAGCTCAAAAAGCTTTAGAGTATGGGTCAGAGTTAATCAAACTTTTCCCAGGTGATATTACAGGTCCCAAAATGATAAAAGACTTAAAAGGTCCATTTCCTTATATTAATATCCTTCCATCGGGAGGAGTAAATGTTGATAATGTTGCTGAATGGTTTGCAGCAGGAGCAGTAGCTGTAAGTGCTGGAGGTGGGGTTACAGCTCCAGCAGCCAACAACAATTATAGTGGGGTTACTGAAAATGCCAAGAAATTTATGGCAGCATTTAAGGCAGCTAAGAAATAAAAATTAGCTATTAATTTTCCCTTTTGAATAATAAAAAACTTCATTTTTTGGAGTTTTTTTATTTTCTAAAGTTCAGTCCAATTATTTTTATTTAGTAAAAGTAATTTGGACTGTAAGCGCTATATTTTGGTAAAATAATTGAGTTATAATAAAAAATACAAGGGAGCGTTTTTATGATTAATTATGATTTAGACATTCTCTTTTTTTCAAAACATAAATTATGGAAATTAGAGCGAATATTGGAGGTCACTAATCTAGATAAAGAAAAATTTTATCGAATATTGGAGGAATTTAATCAAAAATTAGAAAATCAAGGTTTAAAAAAATTAGATTATAAAAATGAATGCTTAGCAATTTTTGATAAAATAGAAAATTTTGAAGAAACTCGTTATTCTATCAATCAAAAGACATTTATTTTATCAGAAGTTGAAAGACGTTCCCTTATATATCTACTTATTTTTACAAATGAATCTTCCCTCTCAATAGCTCTTTTTCAAAAATATCTTCAAGTAAGTAAAAATACGGTTTTAAGTGATTTAAAAAAACTTAGAGAGGAGCTTATGCGCAAAAATATTCAGATTGAATATTCAAGAAAAAAAGGATTTTACCTTAATTTTGAGGAGAAAATTTTACAGGAGAAGGCTTGGTATTATTTGCAAAATTTATCTGAGGACGCAGGATTTTATACCTTATCAAAAGTTTTAAATGATAAGGATCCATTAACTATTTTTAAGAATAATCAGCTATTGAAAAAGATAATGCAAGAACTACAGATTGAGATTGTTTATAGTCGATATCTTTCGACATTACTGTTTGCAAGTCTGCTCAAGTGTAGAGGTTTTGAAAAGGGGAGTGAAAATATTAATGAGCTACTCAAATCATTAATTATTGGGATGTCGGATGGAAAAAATACAATTGAGCAAGACAATGGTTTATACCGAATGGCCTTTAACATTATGGAAAATGTTATGAAATTAGCAGCAATTGAATTCGATGATTTCACAAAGACCTTTATGGCACTATTAGCTCACCTAACTCCTGCATACTATCGATTAAAAAATCATTTTGAATTAAAAAATGTCCTGCTTGAACGGATAAAAAAAGAGTACCACTCCTTGTTTTTACTGATGGATAACGTCCTTCAACCATTAAAAGAAGAGGTCGGTGAAATTTCAGAATCTGAGAAAGCTTATTTTGTCATTTTATTTGGTGGAGAGATTTATAAAAATAAGTACTCAGGTAAATCATTAAAAGCAATTGCACTCTGTGTAAATGGAATCAGTTCGAGTTTAATTATGCAAAAAAGACTAGAGAGTTTATTCCCGACAATGGAATTTATTCTGAGTGCTCGAGTCTCTCATTTCGAAAAATTACCTATAAATTCATATGATATTATTTTTTCAACGGTTCCTGTAAAGTCAGACAAAAAAGTTTATCTTATGTCAGCTTTTCCAGAGCAGCGTGAAGAAAATAAGCTCTATAATCAAGTTTTACAAGATTTTCAGCTCCCAGGTTTTATAAAACCATCTGCTCAAACTATTTTAGATTCAATAGAACCGTACATTATTATAAAAAAACCAGCAAGTAAACTGGATTTAATAAAAATTATTGAAAAAAAATTAAATCGTACTAGAAAAGAAGGGAAACTATCAGGAGTTATGCTAACAGATTTACTTACAAAAGAAAAAATAAATTTTACCAATAGAGAATTGACCTGGCAAGAAGCAATTGAATTAGCTGCACAGCCCCTTCTTGATAAACATGAAATTGAAGAGCGTTATATCAAAGCTATTATTGATAAAGTAGAAGCTTTCGGCCCTTATATTGACTTAGGATTGGGAATTGCCCTTCCTCATGCTCGTCCAGAGGAAGGGGTCAAAAAATTAGGAAT from Lactococcus lactis carries:
- a CDS encoding sugar kinase, whose translation is MTEFITLGEPLVVLASENQDISLDAAEHFSKYLAGAELNVAIGLSRLGHKGIYISKVGEDSFGNFIIESVKKAEIETTYLTKDKNYSTGFYLKQKVSEGDPKVDYYRKNSAAANLSIAELKALDLSGIKIAHLSGIFPALSETSLKTFQGFNQKLNEADILTIFDPNLRPVLWDNQEKMIRIINDLAKQSQIILPGINEGEILTGSFEPEKIADFYLEQSTLTKIVVVKLGADGAFVKLKNGEQYFISGFKVAKVVDTVGAGDGFAVGLESALLEGKTLKEAVKRACAVGALAVQSSGDSEGYPTKEELKAFYKEM
- a CDS encoding BglG family transcription antiterminator, which translates into the protein MINYDLDILFFSKHKLWKLERILEVTNLDKEKFYRILEEFNQKLENQGLKKLDYKNECLAIFDKIENFEETRYSINQKTFILSEVERRSLIYLLIFTNESSLSIALFQKYLQVSKNTVLSDLKKLREELMRKNIQIEYSRKKGFYLNFEEKILQEKAWYYLQNLSEDAGFYTLSKVLNDKDPLTIFKNNQLLKKIMQELQIEIVYSRYLSTLLFASLLKCRGFEKGSENINELLKSLIIGMSDGKNTIEQDNGLYRMAFNIMENVMKLAAIEFDDFTKTFMALLAHLTPAYYRLKNHFELKNVLLERIKKEYHSLFLLMDNVLQPLKEEVGEISESEKAYFVILFGGEIYKNKYSGKSLKAIALCVNGISSSLIMQKRLESLFPTMEFILSARVSHFEKLPINSYDIIFSTVPVKSDKKVYLMSAFPEQREENKLYNQVLQDFQLPGFIKPSAQTILDSIEPYIIIKKPASKLDLIKIIEKKLNRTRKEGKLSGVMLTDLLTKEKINFTNRELTWQEAIELAAQPLLDKHEIEERYIKAIIDKVEAFGPYIDLGLGIALPHARPEEGVKKLGMSFLRCEHPVKLMNDDKHEIKLFIVLAAIDNETHLRALSTLTKILSNKERLGQLLAATNATEVEQILLEEEGEK
- a CDS encoding bifunctional 4-hydroxy-2-oxoglutarate aldolase/2-dehydro-3-deoxy-phosphogluconate aldolase; this translates as MQRAELLNKVIQSGVVSVVRAESGEKALKIVEAVVSGGITSIELTYSVPRANEVISDLVAKYLGTDVVIGAGTVLDPTSARLAIVAGAQFIVSPSFNKEVAKICNLYQIPYVPGILTPLEAQKALEYGSELIKLFPGDITGPKMIKDLKGPFPYINILPSGGVNVDNVAEWFAAGAVAVSAGGGVTAPAANNNYSGVTENAKKFMAAFKAAKK